The proteins below come from a single Triticum aestivum cultivar Chinese Spring chromosome 5D, IWGSC CS RefSeq v2.1, whole genome shotgun sequence genomic window:
- the LOC123126305 gene encoding cytochrome P450 99A2 → MELSGASLSFVLLISVYVIIVSLLSRKLLASCKKRRPPGPWSLPLIGNLHQILTTKLPVVLRDLAEKHGPVMYLRLGQIDAVVVSSPAAAQEVLRDKDLTFASRPSILVTEITLYGNLDVAFAPYGAYWRTLRKICTVELLSDRKVRQFSPERDSETMSLVRNVGEAGRGGKPFNLGRLLVACSYSVTSKTAFGDKCSSELQQQFVSAMDAGLKLSAGLCVGDVFPSLWFVDVLTGLRGRLWRARRQQEKVLDNIISQSEMRPGDHLLSVLLRIRDEGELDFPMELDNIKAIIMDMFTAGTETTSSAAEWVMSELMRNPEVMTMAQDEVRRTFNDKSPQDHDGHVAELHYTKMVIMESMRLNPVVPLLLPRVCRETCDVGGFEVTKGTRVMVNTWALGRNPEHWHEPEEFRPERFKNGAATYKGSRFDYLPFGSGRRNCPGDNYGVAVLELIVARLLYYFDWSLPAGVKPSELDMEMIATVSSRRKNQLHIVATPYEACSC, encoded by the exons ATGGAGCTGAGCGGAGCCAGCCTCTCCTTCGTTTTACTCATCTCAGTGTACGTGATAATAGTTTCCTTGCTTAGCCGCAAATTATTAGCAAGTTGTAAGAAGCGGCGGCCTCCTGGCCCATGGAGTCTACCCTTGATCGGAAACCTGCACCAGATCCTCACGACGAAGCTGCCGGTCGTCCTCCGGGACCTGGCCGAGAAGCACGGGCCGGTTATGTACCTTCGGCTGGGCCAGATCGACGCGGTGGTGGTCTCCTCGCCAGCGGCAGCCCAGGAAGTGCTCCGGGACAAGGATCTCACATTCGCGTCCCGGCCGAGCATTCTGGTCACCGAGATCACCCTCTACGGAAATCTCGACGTCGCCTTCGCGCCATACGGCGCATACTGGCGGACGCTGCGCAAGATCTGCACGGTGGAGCTCCTGAGCGACCGGAAGGTGAGGCAGTTTTCGCCGGAGAGGGACAGCGAGACCATGTCCCTTGTTAGGAACGTTGGCGAGGCCGGCCGGGGTGGCAAGCCGTTTAACCTCGGCAGGCTGTTGGTGGCGTGCTCGTACTCAGTAACATCGAAGACGGCGTTTGGGGACAAGTGCAGCTCCGAGCTCCAGCAGCAGTTTGTGTCGGCCATGGATGCGGGGCTGAAACTCAGCGCCGGGCTCTGCGTCGGAGACGTCTTCCCGTCGCTGTGGTTCGTCGACGTGCTCACCGGGCTGAGAGGCCGGCTATGGCGAGCCCGCCGGCAGCAGGAGAAGGTCCTGGACAACATCATCTCTCAGTCGGAGATGCGGCCAGGTGATCACCTTCTAAGCGTTTTGCTTAGGATCCGGGACGAGGGGGAGCTTGACTTCCCGATGGAACTGGATAACATCAAGGCAATCATAATG GATATGTTCACGGCCGGCACGGAGACAACATCATCAGCCGCCGAGTGGGTCATGTCAGAGCTCATGAGGAACCCGGAAGTGATGACCATGGCGCAGGATGAGGTGCGACGAACGTTCAATGATAAGAGCCCACAAGACCATGATGGACACGTAGCGGAGCTGCACTACACAAAGATGGTAATCATGGAGAGCATGAGGCTAAATCCAGTGGTGCCGCTGCTGCTTCCCCGTGTCTGTCGAGAGACCTGCGACGTCGGCGGGTTTGAGGTCACCAAGGGTACCAGGGTTATGGTAAATACCTGGGCGTTGGGCAGGAACCCCGAGCACTGGCATGAGCCAGAGGAGTTCAGGCCAGAGAGGTTCAAGAATGGCGCAGCTACCTACAAAGGATCGCGGTTCGACTATTTGCCGTTCGGTAGCGGGAGGAGGAACTGCCCCGGCGATAACTATGGGGTGGCTGTGTTGGAGCTCATAGTGGCACGGCTTCTCTACTACTTTGATTGGAGCCTCCCCGCCGGAGTGAAACCAAGTGAGCTGGACATGGAAATGATCGCTACCGTAAGCTCAAGGAGAAAGAACCAGCTGCACATAGTGGCGACACCGTATGAGGCATGCAGTTGTTAA